The following coding sequences are from one Malaciobacter pacificus window:
- a CDS encoding Fic family protein, whose product MKNQALSSGLKRIKKLQNKSQVFETKEFEPLEVTELKKAGFLKEIINGWVYLSSPAEMEFETTSWYINYWEFINKYLKKRFKSAYCLNPEASLLLHNNDRYIPKQISIITKTGAVSNIKLPFGTSLLTYPDANNFPKKEYITSLRGINVMSVEYALCKAGPTYYRDKQKEVEILMTSKWDFQKTIEILTDSKSKMTTAASRIHGALLFFDRNEEAGILKSLYDATFGGSLSSTNPFNKDAVRFLSSNKPRSVTSLKLEAMWNNYRDVVEKIGQSIPKTTFTAQKIESMLEIVKEQDMYHSLSIEGYKITDDLIEKVMKGNWNPELDDSDKKTKDALAAKGYFEAFNEIKNDLKEEVTTEKYGNKFVEKLHSKWFIKLFTPSVQSGLLKASDLVGYRRHQVFIRNSQHVPLEECELLDAMETYFELLANEKDPFVKAVLGHHLFGYIHPYMDGNGRMARFIMNAFLILGGINWTVIRVERRDEYMNALESASVNENIEPFAKFVLDSIKKTDA is encoded by the coding sequence ATGAAAAATCAAGCACTAAGTTCTGGACTTAAAAGAATAAAAAAACTACAAAACAAATCACAAGTGTTTGAAACAAAAGAGTTTGAACCACTTGAAGTTACAGAGCTTAAAAAAGCTGGATTTTTAAAAGAGATTATAAACGGTTGGGTTTATTTATCAAGCCCTGCTGAGATGGAGTTTGAAACAACATCTTGGTATATAAATTATTGGGAATTTATAAATAAATACCTCAAAAAAAGATTCAAATCCGCTTATTGCTTAAACCCTGAAGCTTCACTTTTACTTCATAACAATGATAGATATATTCCAAAACAAATCTCAATCATCACAAAAACAGGAGCAGTATCAAATATCAAACTTCCTTTTGGTACATCGCTTTTAACTTATCCAGATGCTAATAACTTCCCTAAAAAAGAGTATATTACAAGCTTGCGAGGTATAAATGTGATGAGTGTAGAATATGCTCTTTGCAAAGCAGGACCTACATACTACAGAGATAAACAAAAAGAAGTAGAGATACTTATGACTTCAAAATGGGATTTTCAAAAAACTATTGAAATTTTAACCGACTCAAAATCTAAAATGACAACAGCAGCAAGTAGAATCCATGGGGCACTTTTGTTTTTTGATAGAAATGAAGAAGCTGGAATTTTAAAATCACTCTATGATGCTACATTTGGAGGCTCACTTAGTTCAACAAATCCATTTAACAAAGATGCCGTAAGGTTTTTATCATCAAATAAACCAAGATCAGTAACATCACTAAAACTTGAAGCAATGTGGAATAATTATAGAGATGTGGTAGAAAAGATTGGACAAAGTATACCAAAAACCACTTTTACAGCCCAAAAAATCGAATCTATGCTTGAAATTGTAAAAGAGCAAGATATGTATCACTCACTATCTATAGAAGGGTATAAAATCACAGATGATTTAATAGAAAAAGTAATGAAAGGCAACTGGAACCCAGAGCTTGATGACAGTGATAAAAAAACAAAAGATGCACTTGCAGCTAAAGGCTATTTTGAAGCTTTTAATGAAATAAAAAATGATTTAAAAGAAGAAGTGACAACAGAAAAATATGGTAATAAATTTGTCGAAAAGCTTCACTCAAAATGGTTTATTAAATTATTTACTCCAAGTGTTCAATCTGGACTTTTAAAAGCTAGTGACCTGGTGGGATATAGAAGACATCAAGTATTTATAAGAAACTCCCAACATGTGCCACTTGAAGAGTGTGAATTATTAGATGCTATGGAAACATATTTTGAATTATTAGCAAATGAAAAAGACCCATTTGTAAAAGCAGTTTTAGGACATCATCTTTTTGGATATATACATCCATATATGGATGGAAATGGAAGAATGGCAAGATTTATTATGAATGCTTTTTTAATCCTTGGTGGCATAAACTGGACTGTTATTAGAGTTGAACGAAGAGATGAGTATATGAATGCACTTGAAAGTGCAAGTGTAAATGAAAATATAGAGCCATTTGCTAAGTTTGTTTTAGATTCGATAAAAAAAACTGATGCGTAA
- a CDS encoding type I restriction-modification system subunit M has product MSDEQKRILQEKLWAIANILRGKMTADDYKDYILGFIFYKYLSEKIELFINTELLSEDDFEFADINESMEDYEELLKDLQKDTVEELGYFLKPNELFSYIAKKGNNESEGESNFILDDLETILKNIESSTMGTESQEDYENLFEDLDLTSSKLGKSEKAKNELIAKVLAKLDEIDFKLHDTNADILGDAYEFLIGEFASGAGKKAGEFYTPQEVSTLLAQIVTSKRKPATIYDPTCGSGSLLLRVAKALPKDEHPKFYGQELTRTTYNLARMNMILHGVHYRDFDIKNEDTLEHPQHRGMEFDAIVANPPFSAHWSARELFLSDDRFSHYGKLAPKTKADFAFVQHMISHLAENGTMAVVLPHGVLFRGAAEGHIRKYMIEDRNYIDAVIGLPANIFFGTGIPTCILVLKKCRENPNDILFIDASGEDNFDKVKNQNKLRPEDIEKIVKTYKDREQKIDKYSYRATIEEIRENDYNLNIPRYVDTFEEEEEVDLDVVSSELKALEVGMNTTDETIAKFCDELGIATPF; this is encoded by the coding sequence ATGAGCGACGAACAAAAGAGAATATTACAAGAAAAACTTTGGGCTATAGCAAATATCCTTAGAGGGAAAATGACAGCTGATGATTACAAAGATTATATACTTGGCTTTATATTTTACAAATACCTTTCTGAAAAAATAGAACTTTTTATCAACACAGAACTTTTAAGTGAAGATGATTTTGAATTTGCCGACATTAATGAATCGATGGAAGATTATGAAGAGTTACTCAAAGATTTGCAAAAAGATACAGTTGAAGAGCTTGGATATTTTTTAAAACCAAATGAGCTTTTTTCATACATAGCAAAAAAAGGAAACAATGAATCAGAGGGTGAATCAAACTTCATCTTAGATGATTTAGAAACAATCTTAAAAAATATAGAATCATCTACAATGGGTACAGAGTCGCAAGAGGACTATGAAAACCTTTTTGAAGATTTAGACCTTACCTCTTCAAAACTTGGTAAAAGCGAAAAAGCAAAAAATGAACTCATCGCCAAAGTACTGGCAAAACTTGATGAGATAGACTTCAAGCTTCACGATACAAATGCAGATATTTTGGGTGATGCTTATGAGTTCCTTATAGGTGAATTTGCAAGTGGTGCAGGTAAAAAAGCTGGAGAGTTTTATACTCCACAAGAAGTATCAACTCTTTTAGCCCAAATAGTTACAAGCAAAAGAAAACCAGCAACTATCTATGATCCAACTTGTGGTTCGGGATCACTTCTTCTTAGAGTTGCAAAAGCATTGCCAAAAGATGAACATCCAAAGTTTTACGGTCAAGAGCTTACAAGAACTACATATAACCTTGCTCGTATGAATATGATACTTCACGGTGTACATTATCGTGATTTTGATATAAAAAATGAAGATACTTTAGAGCATCCACAACACCGTGGGATGGAGTTTGATGCAATTGTTGCTAATCCTCCATTTTCAGCTCATTGGTCGGCTAGAGAGTTATTTTTAAGTGATGATAGATTTTCTCACTATGGGAAACTAGCACCTAAGACAAAAGCGGATTTTGCATTTGTACAACATATGATCTCTCACTTAGCAGAAAATGGAACTATGGCTGTTGTACTACCTCATGGGGTGCTATTTCGTGGAGCTGCAGAGGGGCATATACGAAAATATATGATAGAAGATAGAAACTACATCGATGCCGTGATAGGACTACCTGCAAATATCTTCTTTGGTACAGGTATTCCTACATGTATTTTGGTGCTTAAAAAATGTAGAGAAAACCCAAATGATATATTATTTATCGATGCAAGTGGCGAAGATAATTTTGATAAAGTTAAAAATCAAAATAAACTAAGACCAGAAGATATAGAAAAAATAGTAAAAACATACAAAGATAGAGAACAAAAAATAGACAAATATTCTTATAGGGCTACAATTGAAGAAATAAGAGAAAATGACTATAACCTAAATATTCCACGATATGTAGATACTTTTGAAGAGGAAGAAGAAGTTGATCTAGATGTAGTAAGCAGTGAATTAAAGGCTCTTGAAGTTGGGATGAATACGACAGATGAAACAATAGCGAAGTTTTGTGATGAACTTGGTATTGCTACACCGTTTTGA
- a CDS encoding restriction endonuclease subunit S yields MINVPQLRFPEFQDAYKEHKLSELLSRYSENNKDEEYGIDDILSLSYEHGIVDRKELLEDTYSKVNHKNYIKTRFNDFIFGKSISTNYPYGLFKVNNFRDGLLSSLYFTFKTSENVSPTYLDKYFSHQNRANNFLKKLVLVGDRYITADSKYILSAKIFVPLKNEQEKVASFLTIIETKIKQFTKKEELLQQYKKGVMQKIFNQKIRFKKDDGSEFPEWQKKSIGEVFKQRIEKNAENLELLSVTMRDGVKKREDISTKNNSSENKNNYLRVYKNDIVYNSMRMWQGASGVSHYNGIVSPAYTVLKGNDENSSLFFAYYFKIQKNIHIFQRNSQGLTSDTWNLKYPQLAKIKLTCPHKDEQIKIADFLSSIDSKIEKVQNQLQLTKEFKKGLLQRMFV; encoded by the coding sequence ATGATTAATGTACCACAATTACGATTTCCAGAATTTCAAGATGCATATAAGGAACATAAGTTATCAGAATTACTTAGTAGATATTCTGAAAATAATAAAGATGAAGAGTATGGTATTGATGATATATTATCTTTATCATATGAACATGGAATAGTTGATAGAAAAGAGCTACTTGAAGATACATATAGCAAAGTTAACCACAAGAACTATATTAAAACCAGATTTAATGATTTTATCTTTGGGAAAAGTATAAGTACAAATTACCCATATGGTCTATTTAAAGTAAATAATTTTCGAGATGGTTTACTATCATCGCTTTACTTTACTTTTAAAACCTCAGAAAATGTTTCTCCAACATATCTTGATAAATATTTCAGTCATCAAAATAGAGCTAATAATTTTTTGAAAAAACTTGTCTTGGTTGGAGATAGATATATTACAGCTGATTCAAAGTATATCTTAAGTGCTAAAATATTTGTACCATTGAAAAATGAACAGGAAAAAGTTGCTTCATTTTTAACAATAATCGAGACAAAGATAAAACAGTTCACAAAAAAAGAGGAACTTCTACAGCAGTACAAAAAAGGTGTAATGCAAAAAATATTTAATCAAAAAATTAGATTTAAAAAGGATGATGGAAGTGAATTTCCAGAGTGGCAAAAAAAATCTATAGGTGAAGTTTTCAAGCAAAGAATAGAAAAAAATGCAGAAAATTTAGAACTTTTATCTGTAACTATGCGTGATGGAGTAAAAAAAAGAGAGGATATTTCCACAAAAAATAATTCTAGTGAAAATAAAAATAATTACTTGAGAGTTTATAAAAACGATATTGTCTATAATTCTATGAGAATGTGGCAGGGTGCCAGTGGTGTTTCACACTATAATGGGATTGTAAGTCCAGCTTATACAGTTTTAAAAGGAAATGACGAAAATTCATCTTTATTTTTTGCATACTATTTTAAAATACAAAAAAATATACATATTTTTCAAAGAAATTCCCAAGGCTTAACTTCTGACACTTGGAATTTGAAGTATCCACAATTAGCTAAAATAAAATTGACATGCCCACACAAAGACGAGCAAATAAAAATAGCAGACTTTTTATCCTCTATTGACTCTAAAATAGAGAAAGTCCAAAATCAATTACAACTAACTAAAGAGTTTAAAAAAGGGTTATTACAAAGGATGTTTGTATGA
- a CDS encoding FRG domain-containing protein encodes MTIEETEVVNNAQEDFEEFINAIIKDKKYFYWTLEYFERMEYISFGHYTLTPSQKEQINEVAKDLFLDKGVVFSVKNSSIRNELSIKNITKITKAQKPVEFILEYTLYKILSSIVEELELDISGESDEELKKTYSVELEKWQEILKLQKNNFIFTCLKYYIEEDEPIYFEGFNKFGTFGTHKDFLIDFENKIDDKLKERIDNLWLNKKFERVMNFVFSFSDNDDKEELRFALQHLTKDKIKKKELYFRGQAYSNWLLRPSIARTEQLLKNENDLFHKILALKPNDFKNDQTDYERLITMQHYGLPTRLLDVTRNPLVGLYFACSNLLRKDEDGLVFIFEENDQNVFLNPDDEKVKHLTNIVKSEHNKIDTTNKEYLKNNHFIRGIAKNKRIDNQSGDFIFVGISEKSKENRDVEKLVSSYLVIDYGVKKSLLDNLEVMNIHGGSVYPELGNMSNYLHHKYK; translated from the coding sequence ATGACTATAGAAGAAACAGAAGTTGTAAATAATGCTCAAGAAGACTTTGAAGAGTTTATAAATGCAATTATCAAGGATAAAAAATATTTTTATTGGACTTTAGAGTACTTTGAGAGAATGGAGTATATCTCATTTGGACATTATACTCTAACACCATCACAAAAAGAGCAAATCAATGAAGTGGCAAAAGATCTGTTTCTAGATAAGGGTGTGGTTTTTTCGGTTAAAAATAGCTCTATACGAAATGAACTAAGCATAAAAAATATTACAAAAATTACTAAAGCACAAAAACCTGTAGAGTTTATCCTTGAATATACTTTGTACAAGATTTTATCTTCGATAGTTGAAGAGCTTGAACTTGATATAAGTGGCGAGTCAGATGAAGAGTTGAAAAAAACATATAGTGTTGAGCTTGAGAAATGGCAAGAGATTTTAAAACTTCAAAAAAACAACTTTATTTTTACATGTTTAAAATACTATATAGAAGAAGATGAACCTATCTATTTTGAAGGGTTTAATAAGTTTGGTACATTTGGAACACACAAAGATTTTCTAATAGATTTTGAAAATAAAATAGATGATAAATTAAAAGAGAGAATTGATAATCTATGGCTTAATAAAAAGTTTGAGAGAGTGATGAACTTTGTATTTAGTTTTTCAGATAATGACGATAAAGAAGAGCTAAGATTTGCACTGCAACATTTGACAAAAGATAAAATCAAAAAGAAAGAGTTGTATTTTAGAGGTCAAGCATATTCTAACTGGTTATTGCGACCAAGTATAGCAAGGACAGAACAGCTTTTGAAAAATGAAAATGACCTTTTTCACAAGATTTTAGCTCTTAAACCAAATGACTTTAAAAATGATCAAACTGATTATGAACGACTTATAACCATGCAACATTATGGACTACCAACAAGACTTTTGGATGTGACAAGAAATCCTTTGGTTGGTCTTTATTTTGCATGTAGTAATTTGCTTAGAAAAGATGAAGACGGTTTAGTTTTTATCTTTGAAGAGAATGATCAAAATGTATTTTTAAATCCTGATGATGAAAAAGTAAAGCATTTGACAAACATAGTAAAATCTGAACACAATAAAATCGATACTACAAATAAAGAGTATCTAAAAAATAATCATTTTATCAGAGGTATCGCAAAAAACAAAAGAATAGATAACCAAAGTGGTGATTTTATTTTTGTGGGTATAAGTGAAAAATCAAAAGAAAATAGAGATGTAGAAAAATTGGTTTCAAGTTATTTGGTGATAGATTATGGAGTAAAAAAATCTTTACTTGATAATCTTGAAGTGATGAATATACATGGTGGTTCAGTATATCCAGAGCTTGGTAATATGAGTAACTATCTCCATCATAAGTACAAATAA
- a CDS encoding type I restriction endonuclease subunit R, giving the protein MAKQSEYFMEKELIRQLENLGYRRVSIKDENDLLSNLKKQLERHNNIELSMDEFKKILNYLNDGGIVQRAFILRDRFPLQRDDGTTKRIRFFNMEKWCENEYQVTNQITIEGAYTNRYDVTILINGLPLVQIELKRSGVALKEAFNQINRYQKDSFWASHGLFQYVQMFVISNRVNTKYFANDPEQTFKQTFSWTDEKNNPISELKDFTKVFLEPCHLSIMIGKYTVINETQKRLMVLRPYQYYAVEKIVKQVKDSIDGGYIWHTTGSGKTLTSFKTSQIIKDNSNVKKVLFVVDRKDLDYQTAQEFNSFKKGSVDSTDNTSKLIEQLISNTEDTKLIVTTIQKLNNAISKESFKKQIEHLQNEKIVFIFDECHRSQFGETHGKIKEFFQNNQMFGFTGTPIFNDNAVANSKGKRTTKDLFGERLHTYVIKDAIKDENVLKFSVEYIGKYKQKEDSKTKIDISVADIDKKEVMESEDRIEKIVNYIIAVHGKKTHQRNFTAMLCVGSVEGAIKYYELFRKKKENQQHNLNIATIFSYGQNEEAKESYGIIEEEKLEVNASQVNETYKSKLESYIEDFNNKFETNHSLKDTQSYYTYYNDIAKKVKEKKIDILVVVNMFLTGFDSKKLNTLYVDKNLKYHGLIQAYSRTNRIDSELKSQGNIVCFRNLKDQTDEAIALFNDEEANEFVKHNDVFIETYEEYLEKFKDALNSLKDVAPTVSSVDDLKDEKEELKFIKAFRQIMRLKNAMTSFSDFTWDDLGLSEQEFEDYVGKYLDLNDKVKRNQNSEKESILDEIDFELELLHKDDINVAYILELLARVRREKGDDYQKQKDAVIKMIVGESKLRSKKELIEKFIDDHLMKLGEEDNIEQVFMSYLDTEREKAIDFLCEEESLNKEGFYKLIETYLSKGDDARSTEIINLLEKKPSYRERKVIVERLKKKIGDFIEIFIDGVH; this is encoded by the coding sequence GTGGCTAAACAATCAGAATATTTTATGGAAAAAGAGCTGATAAGACAGCTTGAAAATTTAGGCTATAGAAGAGTTTCAATAAAAGATGAAAACGATCTACTATCAAACCTAAAGAAACAACTTGAACGACATAATAATATTGAATTATCTATGGATGAATTTAAAAAGATACTAAATTATCTGAATGATGGTGGGATAGTTCAAAGGGCATTTATACTTAGAGATAGATTTCCGTTGCAAAGGGATGATGGTACAACTAAAAGGATACGATTTTTCAATATGGAAAAATGGTGTGAAAATGAGTACCAAGTAACAAATCAAATAACAATAGAGGGTGCATATACAAATAGATATGATGTAACGATTCTCATAAATGGTTTACCTCTTGTACAAATAGAGCTTAAAAGAAGTGGAGTAGCCCTTAAAGAAGCATTTAATCAAATAAATAGATACCAAAAAGATAGCTTTTGGGCAAGTCATGGACTTTTTCAATATGTGCAGATGTTTGTTATAAGTAATCGTGTAAATACAAAATATTTTGCGAATGATCCAGAACAAACTTTTAAACAAACATTTTCTTGGACAGATGAAAAAAACAATCCTATATCAGAATTAAAAGATTTTACAAAAGTATTTTTAGAGCCTTGTCACTTGTCTATTATGATAGGCAAATATACGGTTATCAATGAGACTCAAAAAAGACTTATGGTATTAAGACCTTATCAGTACTATGCAGTTGAAAAAATAGTAAAACAAGTCAAAGACTCTATAGATGGTGGGTATATTTGGCATACTACAGGAAGTGGAAAAACACTAACTTCATTTAAAACTTCTCAAATCATCAAAGATAACTCAAATGTAAAAAAAGTGCTTTTTGTGGTTGATAGAAAAGATTTGGATTATCAAACAGCACAAGAGTTTAACAGTTTTAAAAAAGGTAGTGTAGATAGTACCGATAATACATCAAAACTTATAGAGCAACTTATATCAAATACGGAAGATACAAAGCTTATAGTTACCACTATCCAAAAGCTTAATAATGCTATCTCAAAAGAGAGCTTTAAAAAGCAAATTGAGCATTTGCAAAATGAGAAGATCGTATTTATTTTTGATGAGTGCCATCGAAGCCAATTTGGTGAAACACATGGAAAAATAAAAGAGTTTTTTCAAAACAATCAAATGTTTGGATTTACTGGGACACCTATCTTTAACGATAATGCTGTGGCAAATAGCAAAGGTAAAAGAACTACAAAAGATTTATTTGGAGAAAGATTACACACTTATGTGATCAAAGATGCTATTAAAGATGAAAATGTATTGAAGTTTTCAGTTGAATATATAGGTAAATATAAACAAAAAGAGGACTCAAAAACAAAGATAGATATATCTGTAGCGGATATTGATAAAAAAGAGGTAATGGAGTCTGAAGATAGAATCGAAAAGATTGTAAATTATATTATCGCTGTACATGGTAAAAAAACACATCAAAGAAATTTTACTGCAATGCTTTGTGTAGGTAGCGTCGAGGGTGCTATAAAGTACTATGAACTATTTAGAAAGAAAAAAGAGAATCAACAACACAACCTAAATATAGCAACTATATTTTCTTATGGACAAAATGAGGAAGCAAAAGAATCTTATGGAATTATAGAAGAGGAAAAACTTGAGGTAAATGCTTCTCAGGTAAATGAAACATACAAGTCTAAGTTGGAATCGTATATTGAAGATTTTAATAACAAATTTGAGACAAATCATTCTCTAAAAGATACCCAAAGCTACTATACATACTACAACGATATAGCAAAAAAAGTAAAAGAGAAAAAAATAGATATTTTAGTAGTGGTAAATATGTTTTTAACAGGGTTTGATAGTAAAAAACTAAATACACTTTATGTGGATAAAAACTTAAAATATCATGGACTTATTCAAGCATATTCAAGAACAAATAGAATTGATAGTGAATTAAAAAGTCAGGGTAATATAGTGTGCTTTAGAAATTTAAAAGATCAAACAGATGAAGCAATCGCACTTTTTAATGATGAAGAAGCAAACGAGTTTGTAAAACATAATGATGTGTTTATCGAAACTTATGAGGAATACCTTGAAAAATTTAAAGATGCTCTAAATAGTTTAAAAGATGTTGCACCAACTGTTTCAAGTGTTGATGACTTAAAAGACGAAAAAGAGGAATTGAAATTTATAAAAGCATTTAGACAAATCATGAGATTAAAAAATGCTATGACTTCATTCTCTGATTTTACTTGGGATGATTTGGGCTTAAGTGAACAAGAGTTTGAAGATTATGTAGGTAAATATCTTGATTTAAACGATAAAGTAAAAAGAAATCAAAATAGTGAAAAAGAATCTATTTTAGATGAAATAGATTTTGAGCTTGAGCTACTGCACAAAGATGATATAAATGTAGCGTATATTTTAGAGCTTTTAGCAAGAGTAAGACGAGAAAAAGGCGATGACTATCAAAAACAAAAAGATGCTGTAATAAAAATGATTGTCGGTGAATCAAAACTAAGAAGTAAAAAAGAGCTTATTGAAAAGTTTATTGATGACCATTTGATGAAGCTTGGGGAAGAAGATAATATCGAACAAGTTTTTATGAGCTATTTAGATACTGAAAGAGAAAAAGCTATTGATTTCCTTTGTGAAGAAGAGAGCCTCAATAAAGAGGGATTTTATAAACTAATTGAGACTTATTTATCTAAGGGAGATGATGCAAGAAGTACGGAAATAATAAATCTTTTAGAAAAAAAACCATCTTACCGTGAAAGAAAGGTAATAGTTGAAAGATTGAAAAAGAAAATCGGTGATTTTATAGAGATTTTTATTGATGGTGTGCATTAA
- a CDS encoding ATP-binding protein — protein sequence MSGTVPASIETIVNDLQDVSWEQVVFEAVTNSLQANATEINVRFNSSSLEITDKKYIDQLIVEDNGEGFIDDNIQSFQNYRSQLKRDLGCKGIGRFLYLKIFEKVQIESLDKKIDFVINKDIQVSSLASKDQTTKVFFNNPKKQFTVNYDKLEQDLKDHFIAYFRLILGQKEVSINIFENNTLQKTIKSTDIPKFETHPFKIHTHKFTLDYVFNDENIKNYDGFYCAGGRVVVRNSHLEGKKKFNSFKNINILFLLSSSYFDNNVNETRDDLTIMPVRTSEGLFHDLSWRDIHYELANQIKEIAKKHEIDIDEEARISLSKAREEAPYLAYYLTDNENGLDADSLLSKAKKQFEDDKEALRTNNKQALEDFDKIINIVTQAELAEYIFDRQKKIDKLKQLTDTNAIEQEIHNLFMKQHTEDDKEDYRKNSLWLFDDRFMTYDKIFSEAQLNKIFPNLPDIAKRPDILSIISNTYEEDDLTDVVIIELKRPNEDITPAGAEEQLLRYARYINDSRENNKIRIWTYAFLNFNTETEFDLDNKSYNKIPTQGGFPIYYKYHEKPNTIINFIDYKSLAFDADTRNKTFMKILKGSTFSKNKLLD from the coding sequence ATGAGTGGAACAGTACCAGCAAGCATAGAAACTATAGTTAATGATTTACAAGATGTCTCTTGGGAACAAGTTGTATTTGAAGCTGTTACTAATTCATTACAGGCAAATGCAACAGAGATAAATGTTAGATTTAATTCATCTTCTTTGGAAATCACTGATAAAAAATATATAGATCAACTTATAGTTGAAGATAATGGAGAAGGATTTATAGATGATAATATCCAATCATTTCAAAATTATCGTTCACAGTTAAAAAGAGATTTAGGATGTAAAGGTATTGGAAGATTTTTATATCTTAAAATTTTTGAAAAAGTTCAAATTGAAAGTTTAGATAAAAAGATTGATTTTGTTATAAACAAAGATATTCAAGTATCAAGTCTAGCCTCAAAAGATCAAACAACAAAAGTCTTTTTCAATAATCCTAAAAAACAATTTACGGTTAACTATGATAAGTTAGAACAAGATTTAAAAGATCATTTTATCGCTTATTTTAGATTAATTTTGGGACAAAAAGAAGTTAGTATCAATATTTTTGAAAATAATACACTTCAAAAAACAATAAAGAGTACAGATATACCGAAGTTTGAAACTCATCCATTTAAGATTCATACTCATAAATTTACACTTGATTATGTTTTTAATGATGAAAATATAAAGAATTATGATGGTTTTTACTGTGCAGGTGGTAGAGTTGTTGTAAGAAATTCACATTTAGAAGGAAAAAAGAAATTCAATTCTTTTAAAAATATCAATATTCTTTTTCTTTTATCATCTTCGTATTTTGATAACAATGTAAATGAAACAAGAGATGATTTAACTATCATGCCTGTAAGAACAAGCGAAGGTTTATTTCATGATTTATCGTGGAGAGATATACATTATGAGCTAGCAAATCAGATAAAAGAGATAGCTAAAAAACATGAAATTGATATAGATGAAGAAGCTAGAATAAGTTTATCAAAAGCTAGAGAGGAAGCACCTTATTTAGCTTATTATTTAACAGACAATGAGAACGGATTAGATGCTGATAGTTTGCTTAGTAAGGCAAAAAAACAATTTGAAGATGATAAAGAAGCTTTGAGAACTAATAATAAACAAGCTTTAGAGGATTTTGATAAAATCATCAACATTGTTACACAAGCAGAATTAGCAGAGTATATTTTTGATAGACAAAAGAAAATTGATAAATTAAAACAACTTACCGATACAAATGCTATAGAGCAAGAGATACATAATCTTTTTATGAAACAACATACAGAGGATGACAAGGAAGATTATAGAAAAAATAGTTTATGGCTTTTTGACGATAGATTCATGACTTATGACAAAATCTTTAGTGAAGCACAACTTAATAAAATTTTTCCAAACTTACCAGATATTGCTAAGCGACCTGATATTTTAAGCATTATTTCTAATACATATGAAGAAGATGACCTTACAGATGTTGTAATTATAGAACTTAAGAGACCAAATGAAGATATAACACCAGCAGGTGCAGAAGAACAACTTTTAAGATATGCTAGATATATAAATGACTCAAGAGAAAATAATAAAATTAGAATTTGGACTTATGCATTTTTAAATTTTAATACTGAAACAGAGTTTGATTTGGACAATAAATCATATAACAAAATACCTACTCAAGGTGGTTTTCCAATTTATTACAAATATCACGAGAAGCCAAATACAATTATTAATTTTATAGATTATAAATCTTTAGCTTTTGATGCAGATACAAGAAATAAAACTTTTATGAAAATACTAAAAGGTTCTACTTTTAGTAAAAATAAGTTGTTAGATTAA